Below is a genomic region from Acidimicrobiales bacterium.
GAGGTCGTGGAGGGCCATGCACACGAGGGCCATGGCCTTCCGCTCGCCCGCCGTGATCAGCATGTCCATCTCCCGGCCCGGCCGCGACGTCGACACCTCGCCGGCCAGCCGGAGCAGGTCGTCGGTCTCCTTGCCCATGGCGCTGACGACGACCACGACGTCGCTGCCCCGCCGGCGGGTGCGGGCGACGTGGTCGGCGACGGCGCGGATGCGCTCGGCGTCGGCCACCGACGTCCCACCGAACTTCTGGACGACGAGGGGCACGGCCCGACGGTAGCCGGGCCGCCCGCGCCCTACCGGCGACCGGCCAGGGCGCCCCAGCTGCGCAGCCGGGACAGGAGCGCGGCCTCGTCCATCTGGAGCAGCACGCAGAGCGTGCGCACGTCACCGGCCCTGATGGCGAGCAGCGAGTCCGGCCGGCCCCGCTCCTCCGCGATCGAGCGGGCGAAGCGCAGCACCGCCGCGGCCTCGGGCTCGGCCGACAGGGCGTCGAGGTCGAGCACGACCCGGCTCGGGACGTCCGTGCTCGGCAGGACGAGCACGTCCTCGCTGCCGAGCAGGGCGCCGAGCGGCACGTCGTAGAACTCCGCCAGCTCGCGGAGCCGCTCGACGGTCATGTTCCGGAACCCCCGCTCGTAGGCCCCGACCGCCGACGCGCTCCATCGACCGCCCGATCGGCGCTCGACCTCTTCCAACGACAGCTGCCGCAGGCGCCGAACGGCGCGTAGCCGCTCGCCGACGGCGGCGGCTTCGGTCGCACCCGCCATGTGCTCCCGCCTTCCACCTGGTTGTGCCGACTAGACCTGGTTCCCTGCCGCCATTCTGCCCCGGATCGCGCAGAACGTGAACCACCCCGTCACGCGGGGAGAGCTGCCAGCCCGGAAGGGCGGCCACCGACCACGACGGCGACCTCGCCGGCGCCCTCCGCCGACCACGAGCCGTCCGGCTCCCGGACGAGCGCGGTGCGCTCGTCGACGCCGACCACGGGCAGGTCGGGCGGGGCGAGGGCCACCGTGCGGCGGGCCAGCTCCGCCGACCAGGTGTCGGCGTGGGGGACGAAGGCGACCTGGGCGACGAGGCCGAGCCCGACCGTGAACGCGCCGCCCCTCGGGTCGACCATCGGGTCGCAGAGGACCATGGCGCCGGCCGACGACCCGGCCAGGACGGCGCCGTC
It encodes:
- a CDS encoding helix-turn-helix transcriptional regulator, with product MAGATEAAAVGERLRAVRRLRQLSLEEVERRSGGRWSASAVGAYERGFRNMTVERLRELAEFYDVPLGALLGSEDVLVLPSTDVPSRVVLDLDALSAEPEAAAVLRFARSIAEERGRPDSLLAIRAGDVRTLCVLLQMDEAALLSRLRSWGALAGRR